The following coding sequences are from one Microtus ochrogaster isolate Prairie Vole_2 chromosome 14 unlocalized genomic scaffold, MicOch1.0 chr14_random_1, whole genome shotgun sequence window:
- the LOC101993000 gene encoding ATP synthase subunit e, mitochondrial, with amino-acid sequence MVPPVQVSPLIKLGRYSALVLGMAYGAKRYSYLKPRAEEERRVAAEEKK; translated from the coding sequence ATGGTGCCCCCAGTTCAGGTCTCTCCGCTCATCAAGCTCGGCCGATACTCAGCTCTGGTCCTCGGCATGGCCTACGGTGCCAAGCGCTATAGTTACCTAAAGCCCcgggcagaggaggagaggagggtggcaGCGGAGGAGAAGAAG